In Vagococcus luciliae, one genomic interval encodes:
- the ftsH gene encoding ATP-dependent zinc metalloprotease FtsH, with protein MNKKNSGMRNSLYYIIVFLSMITIVYFFFGQGGDQSPTINYSTFYQQLKDDQVKDFTVQPANGVYKITGEYREEQKITDSGGLPVFGKTKVKSKRFTTSVLPNDATIANISDTASESGTKFVVKEQSNNSVWVSLLFSFLPVLLMVFLFYMMMGQGGQGGGNGRVMNFGKSKTKEADKKSINVRFSDVAGAEEEKQELVEVVEFLKDPRRFVELGARIPAGVLLEGPPGTGKTLLAKAVAGEAGVPFFSISGSDFVEMFVGVGASRVRDLFETAKKSAPAIIFIDEIDAVGRQRGAGMGGGHDEREQTLNQLLVEMDGFNGNEGVIVIAATNRSDVLDPALLRPGRFDRQVLVGTPDVKGREQILRVHSRNKPLASDVDLKVVAQQTPGFAGADLENVLNEAALVAARRNKKKIDASDIDEAQDRVIAGPAKKDRMISKKERSMVAYHEAGHTICGLVLSDARIVHKVTIVPRGRAGGYMIALPKEDRFLMTQNEMFEQIVGLLGGRVAEEIIFGVKSTGASNDFEQATNLARSMVTEYGMSDSLGPVQYEGNHQVFVGRDYGQTKTYSEQIAFQIDEEVRNILNRAHQKAVEIIEAHRDEHKLIAESLLKYETLDAKQIKSLFEEGKMPSDDKPEEYPSEKDGSFEEVKEALERKDAEKQKAEFTEEKEAEHDLKERDEELSHSIKEDEEAVKDDKSE; from the coding sequence ATGAATAAAAAGAATTCAGGGATGCGTAACTCGCTTTATTATATTATTGTATTTTTATCAATGATTACAATAGTATACTTCTTCTTTGGACAAGGCGGCGACCAATCTCCTACTATAAATTATTCAACGTTCTATCAACAATTAAAAGATGATCAAGTCAAAGATTTCACCGTACAGCCAGCAAATGGCGTTTACAAAATTACAGGTGAGTATCGTGAAGAACAAAAAATCACTGATTCAGGTGGCTTACCAGTATTTGGTAAAACAAAAGTAAAATCAAAACGATTTACTACCTCTGTTTTACCGAATGATGCAACGATTGCCAACATTAGTGATACAGCGAGTGAATCAGGAACCAAATTTGTTGTGAAAGAGCAATCTAACAACAGCGTTTGGGTATCACTATTGTTTAGTTTCTTACCAGTTTTACTAATGGTATTCCTATTTTATATGATGATGGGACAAGGTGGGCAAGGCGGTGGAAATGGCCGTGTCATGAACTTTGGGAAATCTAAAACAAAAGAAGCAGATAAAAAATCAATCAACGTTCGTTTTTCTGACGTAGCAGGAGCTGAAGAAGAAAAACAAGAATTGGTTGAAGTTGTTGAGTTTTTAAAAGACCCACGTCGTTTTGTGGAACTTGGGGCAAGAATTCCTGCAGGTGTGTTACTTGAAGGACCTCCCGGAACTGGTAAAACATTACTAGCAAAAGCTGTTGCCGGAGAAGCTGGCGTACCATTCTTCTCTATTTCGGGTTCAGACTTTGTTGAGATGTTTGTCGGGGTTGGGGCAAGTCGTGTACGTGATTTATTTGAAACAGCGAAAAAATCAGCGCCAGCGATTATCTTCATTGATGAAATTGATGCAGTTGGTCGTCAACGTGGTGCCGGTATGGGCGGAGGACACGATGAACGTGAACAAACCCTTAACCAATTGCTTGTTGAAATGGATGGTTTCAATGGTAATGAAGGAGTTATCGTTATTGCCGCAACAAACCGTTCAGACGTGTTAGACCCTGCGTTACTTCGTCCAGGACGTTTTGACAGACAAGTTCTTGTTGGAACACCTGATGTTAAAGGTCGTGAACAAATTTTGCGAGTTCATTCTCGTAACAAACCTTTAGCAAGCGATGTTGATTTAAAAGTTGTCGCACAACAAACACCAGGATTTGCCGGTGCAGACTTAGAAAACGTATTAAACGAAGCTGCCCTTGTAGCGGCTCGACGTAATAAAAAGAAAATTGATGCATCAGATATTGATGAAGCACAGGATAGAGTCATTGCTGGTCCTGCTAAGAAAGACCGCATGATTAGTAAAAAAGAACGTTCAATGGTTGCTTACCATGAAGCAGGTCATACAATCTGTGGATTGGTGTTAAGTGATGCAAGAATTGTCCATAAAGTAACAATCGTTCCACGCGGACGTGCTGGTGGATACATGATTGCTTTACCAAAAGAAGATCGTTTCTTAATGACTCAAAACGAAATGTTCGAACAAATCGTTGGGTTGCTTGGTGGACGTGTTGCTGAAGAAATTATCTTTGGTGTGAAATCTACTGGGGCAAGTAATGACTTTGAACAAGCGACTAACTTAGCTCGTTCAATGGTGACTGAATATGGTATGAGTGATTCACTAGGTCCTGTACAATATGAAGGAAACCATCAAGTCTTTGTTGGCCGTGATTATGGACAAACAAAAACTTATTCAGAACAAATTGCGTTCCAAATCGATGAAGAAGTTCGTAATATCTTGAATCGTGCTCATCAAAAAGCGGTTGAAATTATTGAAGCACATCGTGATGAACACAAGTTAATCGCAGAGTCATTACTTAAATATGAAACACTTGATGCGAAACAAATTAAATCATTGTTTGAAGAAGGTAAAATGCCAAGTGATGATAAACCTGAAGAGTATCCAAGTGAAAAAGATGGTTCTTTTGAAGAAGTAAAAGAAGCTTTGGAAAGAAAAGATGCAGAAAAACAAAAAGCTGAATTTACTGAAGAAAAAGAAGCGGAACATGATTTAAAAGAACGTGATGAAGAATTATCACATTCGATTAAAGAAGATGAAGAAGCTGTGAAAGACGATAAATCTGAGTAA
- the tilS gene encoding tRNA lysidine(34) synthetase TilS: MYQKFEKIIQSEYQLTPQTNIVVGVSGGVDSMVLLYLLCQLPKDKRPVIYVAHINHQLRPESKEEQLFVENYAQTYQTPCFVGIWDEGKTVDTNVEQQARTFRYAFFEKVMQETNSTYLLTAHHKDDAVETILMRWIQGSQLRKLVGIEKTRSLGVNEVIRPLLSFSKKELYAYAKAKNIPYYEDSSNLSDNYFRNRIRHHIRPMLEKENPNFGNGILRLSQEISNQRQVIDELLQPLIELLVCYQNNTWQLDYISLKRHNLAIQSEVIRYILTDIQEKTSLVVGYEHMNQIQQLINNDKPNQQLLLGNNWIVEKNYEILTIYQKKESLNKYDVFDLVKNQGVFLSNNQWLGFFELGKEDIPIELINWHLKEMIYTHGKNHTIRVRKREAGDRFVYNYKGQTKKVSRYFIDEKIPTKLRDLSWLVFDEKGYLLWLLPFRESYLSIHHETDKIQYKLVYLYQRDE, from the coding sequence GTGATTTATGTAGCGCATATTAACCATCAATTAAGACCTGAGTCAAAAGAGGAGCAATTATTTGTAGAAAATTATGCCCAAACGTACCAAACACCCTGTTTTGTCGGTATATGGGACGAAGGAAAAACCGTTGACACAAATGTAGAGCAACAAGCAAGAACATTTCGCTATGCCTTTTTTGAAAAAGTGATGCAAGAAACCAATAGCACGTATTTATTAACGGCTCATCATAAAGATGATGCTGTCGAAACGATTTTGATGCGATGGATTCAAGGAAGTCAATTAAGAAAGTTGGTTGGGATTGAAAAAACACGCTCACTAGGAGTAAATGAAGTTATTCGCCCGTTATTAAGTTTTTCTAAAAAAGAACTTTATGCATACGCTAAAGCAAAAAATATACCGTATTATGAAGATAGTAGTAATCTTTCCGATAATTATTTTCGAAATCGTATTCGTCACCACATCCGTCCTATGCTAGAAAAAGAAAACCCTAATTTTGGTAACGGAATATTACGCTTATCTCAAGAAATTTCCAATCAAAGGCAAGTCATTGATGAATTGTTGCAGCCTTTAATTGAGTTACTGGTTTGTTATCAAAATAATACATGGCAATTAGATTATATTTCGTTAAAAAGACACAATTTAGCGATACAATCTGAAGTAATTCGATATATATTAACAGATATTCAAGAAAAAACTAGCCTGGTTGTAGGATACGAGCATATGAATCAGATACAACAACTGATTAATAATGATAAACCAAATCAACAATTATTATTAGGAAACAATTGGATTGTTGAAAAAAATTATGAAATACTTACTATCTATCAAAAAAAAGAGTCACTAAATAAATATGATGTATTTGATTTGGTAAAAAATCAGGGAGTATTTTTGTCTAATAATCAATGGTTAGGATTTTTTGAATTGGGTAAAGAGGACATTCCAATTGAATTGATTAACTGGCACTTAAAAGAGATGATTTACACACATGGAAAAAATCATACGATTCGAGTCAGAAAACGTGAAGCTGGCGACAGATTCGTATATAATTATAAAGGTCAGACTAAGAAAGTATCACGATATTTTATTGATGAAAAAATACCAACTAAATTACGTGATTTAAGTTGGCTTGTTTTCGATGAAAAAGGGTATCTTCTATGGCTTTTACCATTTAGAGAATCTTATTTGAGTATTCATCATGAAACTGATAAAATACAGTATAAGCTCGTCTACTTATATCAAAGGGATGAGTAA
- the dusB gene encoding tRNA dihydrouridine synthase DusB, producing the protein MWKIGNVEIPNRVVVAPMAGVSNSAFRVTVKEFGAGLVVCEMISDKGIQQRNKKTLEMLYIDETEHPLSLQIFGGNKENLVEAAKFVEEYTTADIIDINMGCPVNKVIKAEAGARWLLDPDKVYEMVEAVASSVSVPVTVKQRIGWDEDHVYAVENALAAEKAGASAVAMHGRTRVQMYEGKANWDVLREVKKHLTIPFMGNGDVRTPEDAKRMIDYVGCDGVMIGRAALGNPWMIYRTQHFLETGELLEEPHPAEKIETAKLHLDRLIRLKGEKIGCLEFRQHAAYYLKGAPRATKTRLAVNKATTQEEMNQLLDEYVLVVKEKGLVG; encoded by the coding sequence ATGTGGAAAATAGGGAACGTCGAGATTCCTAATCGAGTGGTTGTCGCACCAATGGCTGGAGTGAGTAACTCTGCTTTTCGCGTGACAGTCAAAGAGTTTGGTGCAGGACTTGTTGTATGTGAAATGATTAGTGACAAAGGCATTCAACAACGAAATAAAAAAACACTAGAAATGCTTTATATTGATGAAACAGAACACCCACTTAGTTTACAAATTTTTGGTGGTAATAAAGAAAATCTCGTTGAAGCTGCTAAATTTGTTGAAGAATATACAACAGCAGATATTATTGATATTAATATGGGCTGTCCAGTAAATAAAGTTATTAAAGCAGAAGCAGGAGCAAGATGGTTGCTTGATCCAGATAAAGTATACGAAATGGTCGAAGCTGTGGCGAGTTCTGTCAGTGTTCCGGTGACAGTTAAACAACGTATTGGTTGGGATGAGGACCATGTGTATGCTGTTGAAAATGCATTAGCCGCGGAAAAAGCAGGAGCTAGTGCGGTTGCAATGCATGGCCGAACACGCGTGCAGATGTATGAAGGCAAAGCCAATTGGGATGTCTTAAGAGAAGTTAAAAAGCATTTGACGATTCCTTTTATGGGAAATGGAGATGTGAGAACCCCAGAAGATGCAAAACGCATGATTGATTATGTTGGATGCGATGGTGTGATGATAGGTCGGGCAGCATTGGGTAATCCGTGGATGATTTATCGCACACAACATTTCTTAGAGACAGGTGAGTTATTGGAAGAACCACATCCAGCTGAAAAAATTGAAACGGCTAAGTTGCATTTAGATCGTTTGATTCGCCTGAAGGGTGAAAAAATTGGTTGTTTAGAGTTTCGCCAACATGCCGCTTATTATTTAAAAGGGGCTCCAAGAGCCACTAAAACAAGATTAGCCGTTAATAAAGCAACAACACAAGAAGAAATGAACCAATTACTAGATGAGTATGTATTAGTTGTGAAAGAAAAAGGTTTAGTCGGATAA
- the hpt gene encoding hypoxanthine phosphoribosyltransferase, with translation MLEKDIEKTFYSEQQIQERVAVLGEEISREYQDKFPLVVGILKGAVPFLSDLVRAMPIHMEMDFMDVSSYGNATVSSGEVRILKDLSTVVEGRHIILVEDIIDSGRTLKYLVDLLKHRKAASVKIVTMLDKPEGRVVDMAADYVGFEVPNEFVVGYGLDYAEDYRNLPYIGVLKPEIYENA, from the coding sequence ATGTTAGAAAAAGATATCGAAAAAACATTTTATTCAGAACAACAAATTCAAGAACGAGTTGCTGTTTTAGGTGAAGAGATTAGTCGTGAGTACCAGGATAAGTTTCCTTTAGTTGTTGGTATTTTAAAAGGAGCGGTTCCGTTTTTATCGGATTTAGTTCGTGCTATGCCAATTCACATGGAAATGGATTTTATGGATGTGTCAAGTTATGGCAATGCGACTGTCTCATCTGGTGAAGTTCGTATTTTGAAAGATTTAAGTACGGTAGTTGAAGGTCGTCATATTATCTTAGTAGAAGATATTATCGATAGTGGCCGTACATTAAAATACCTTGTTGACTTATTGAAACACCGTAAAGCAGCTTCTGTTAAAATTGTAACGATGCTTGATAAACCAGAAGGTCGTGTTGTTGATATGGCAGCTGACTATGTTGGTTTTGAAGTGCCAAACGAATTTGTTGTAGGATATGGTTTAGATTATGCTGAAGATTATCGTAATCTTCCATATATCGGTGTATTAAAACCAGAAATATACGAAAATGCTTAA
- the hslO gene encoding Hsp33 family molecular chaperone HslO → MSKQTTDYLVKALCFNGEIRAMATRTTELVSEAQQRHDTWRTSTAALGRSLTGALMLGSMHKGDETLTVRIQGDGPIGAIVVDADAKGHVKGYVKNPQVNLPANALGKIDVRGGVGTNGSLSVVKDLGLREPFTGQVPLVSGELAEDFTYYLATSEQVPSAVGLSVLVDNENDDVVKAAGGFMIQVMPFASEETLVEIEKRLADIPQVSNLLDQGETPEEILYRLLGEENVEILDTMPVEFQCDCSKERFSSALITLGVEELTQMIEEDNGAEAVCHFCGEKYHYSADELSVLRDEAMQS, encoded by the coding sequence ATGAGTAAACAAACAACAGATTATTTAGTGAAAGCATTATGCTTTAATGGAGAAATACGAGCAATGGCAACACGCACAACCGAGTTAGTAAGTGAAGCGCAACAACGTCATGACACATGGCGCACTTCTACTGCAGCATTAGGTCGTTCATTGACAGGTGCGTTGATGCTAGGTTCAATGCATAAAGGTGATGAAACACTAACAGTTCGTATTCAAGGCGATGGGCCAATCGGTGCTATCGTAGTAGATGCCGATGCTAAGGGTCATGTTAAAGGATACGTTAAAAACCCACAAGTTAATTTACCTGCAAATGCACTAGGAAAAATTGATGTACGTGGCGGAGTGGGAACAAATGGCTCTTTAAGTGTTGTGAAAGATTTAGGTTTAAGAGAACCATTTACAGGACAAGTGCCATTAGTTTCAGGTGAGTTGGCCGAAGATTTTACTTATTATTTAGCCACATCGGAACAAGTTCCTTCAGCAGTCGGGTTAAGTGTATTAGTTGATAATGAAAATGATGACGTTGTAAAAGCGGCAGGTGGATTTATGATTCAAGTGATGCCGTTTGCGTCAGAAGAAACGCTCGTTGAGATTGAAAAACGTTTAGCTGATATTCCGCAAGTGTCTAATTTATTAGATCAAGGTGAAACACCAGAAGAAATTCTTTACCGTTTATTAGGGGAAGAGAATGTTGAAATTTTAGATACGATGCCAGTCGAGTTTCAATGTGACTGTTCTAAAGAACGTTTTTCTTCAGCGTTGATTACTCTAGGGGTAGAGGAGTTGACTCAAATGATAGAAGAAGATAATGGAGCTGAGGCAGTTTGTCATTTCTGCGGAGAGAAATACCATTATTCCGCAGATGAGTTATCCGTATTAAGAGACGAGGCTATGCAGTCTTAA
- the lysS gene encoding lysine--tRNA ligase, with protein MNDQLIVRREKMADLRDKGLDPFGTRFERTTNAKELHEKYDDKTKEELQELNLTATVAGRIMTKRGKGKVGFAHLQDREGQIQIYVRKDAIGEEAYDLFKQADLGDFVGVTGQVMKTDMGEMTIKPTEFTFLTKALRPLPDKYHGLTNVEQKYRQRYLDLISNRDSFDKFVKRSEIIREVRNYLNDHGYLEVETPTLHNMAGGAAARPFITHHNALDMELYLRIALELHLKRLIVGGMEKVYEIGRVFRNEGIDATHNPEFTMLEVYTAYTDYKDIMDLTEGIITTVAQKVLGTLQIQYGDIDVNLEGPWKRIHMVDAIKEVTGVDFWNVTSDEEARSIAKEHNVTIEEHMDYGHVINEFFEAFVEDTLIQPTFIYGHPVSISPLAKKNPGDERFTDRFEVFIVGKEYGNAFTELNDPIDQRERFEAQMKEKDLGNDEAHGIDEDFIEALEYGMPPTGGLGIGIDRLVMLLTNSQSIRDVLLFPTMR; from the coding sequence ATGAATGACCAACTCATCGTCAGACGAGAAAAAATGGCGGACTTACGTGATAAGGGACTCGATCCATTTGGAACACGTTTTGAGCGCACAACCAATGCAAAAGAATTGCATGAAAAATATGATGATAAAACAAAAGAAGAATTACAAGAGTTAAATCTTACAGCAACAGTTGCAGGCCGTATTATGACCAAGCGTGGAAAAGGTAAAGTAGGGTTTGCTCATTTACAAGATAGAGAAGGACAAATCCAAATTTACGTTCGTAAAGATGCAATTGGTGAAGAAGCTTATGATTTATTTAAACAAGCAGATTTAGGAGATTTTGTTGGTGTAACAGGTCAAGTCATGAAAACTGATATGGGTGAAATGACCATTAAACCAACAGAATTTACATTTTTAACAAAAGCACTTCGACCATTACCTGATAAATATCATGGTTTAACAAATGTGGAGCAAAAATATCGTCAACGCTATTTAGATTTAATCAGTAACCGCGATAGCTTTGATAAATTTGTTAAACGAAGCGAAATTATCCGCGAAGTACGTAACTATTTAAATGACCATGGTTATTTAGAAGTTGAAACACCAACTCTACATAATATGGCAGGTGGAGCAGCGGCAAGACCATTCATTACACACCATAATGCACTAGATATGGAATTATATTTACGTATCGCATTAGAATTACATTTAAAACGATTAATCGTTGGTGGAATGGAAAAAGTTTATGAAATTGGTCGTGTATTCCGTAATGAAGGGATAGATGCTACACATAATCCTGAATTTACCATGTTAGAAGTATATACTGCTTATACAGATTACAAAGATATTATGGATTTAACAGAAGGTATTATTACAACAGTCGCTCAAAAAGTATTAGGAACATTGCAGATTCAATATGGCGACATTGATGTTAACTTAGAAGGACCATGGAAAAGAATTCATATGGTTGATGCAATTAAAGAAGTCACAGGTGTTGATTTCTGGAACGTAACATCAGACGAAGAGGCTCGCTCAATTGCTAAAGAGCATAATGTTACGATAGAAGAACATATGGACTATGGCCACGTTATTAACGAATTCTTTGAAGCATTTGTTGAAGATACATTAATTCAACCTACTTTCATTTATGGTCATCCAGTTTCAATTTCTCCATTAGCGAAGAAAAATCCAGGTGACGAACGTTTTACAGATCGCTTTGAAGTTTTTATAGTAGGAAAAGAATATGGAAATGCCTTTACAGAGTTAAATGACCCAATTGATCAAAGAGAACGATTTGAAGCGCAAATGAAAGAAAAAGATTTAGGAAATGATGAAGCTCATGGAATAGATGAAGACTTTATTGAAGCGCTAGAGTACGGAATGCCTCCAACTGGCGGTTTAGGTATAGGGATAGATCGTTTGGTTATGCTATTAACAAACTCTCAATCTATTAGAGATGTGC